A genomic window from Caballeronia sp. SBC1 includes:
- the uvrA gene encoding excinuclease ABC subunit UvrA has protein sequence MEEIRIRGARTHNLKNISLDLPRHKLIVITGLSGSGKSSLAFDTLYAEGQRRYVESLSAYARQFLQLMEKPDVDLIEGLSPAISIEQKATSHNPRSTVGTVTEIHDYLRLLFARVGTPHCPDHHIPLEAQSVSQMVDAALAMPEETKLMILAPVVADRKGEHLELFEAMQAQGFIRFRVRSGGGTANEGVAKIYEIESLPKLKKNDKHTIDVVIDRLKVRPDMKQRLAESFETALRLADGRAIALEMDSEKEHLYSSKFACPICSYSLQELEPRLFSFNNPMGACPECDGLGQITFFDPKRVVAHPSLSLAAGAVKGWDRRNQFYFQMLQSLASFFEFDIDGAFEDLPENVRKVLLFGSGKEVIPFSYINERGRTTVREHAFEGIIPSLERRYKETDSAAVREELAKYQNNQACPACEGTRLRTEARNVKLGTGENARAIYEVSGWPLRETLGYFQTLHLDGSKGEIADRVIKEIVARLTFLNNVGLDYLSLERSAETLSGGEAQRIRLASQIGSGLTGVMYVLDEPSIGLHQRDNDRLIATLKHLRDIGNSVIVVEHDEDMIRMADYVVDMGPGAGVHGGEIVSQGSAKHVENDPNSMTGQYLSGKRSISYSTDRTPPDERRLRITEAYGNNLKRVSLDLPVGLLTCVTGVSGSGKSTLINDTLYHAVSQHLYGSSAEPAPYEAIEGLEHFDKVINVDQSPIGRTPRSNPATYTGLFTPIRELFAGVPASKERGYDPGRFSFNVKGGRCESCQGDGVLKVEMHFLPDVYVPCDVCHGKRYNRETLDVQYKGKNIHEVLDLTVEAAYEFFKPVPIVARKLKTLLDVGLGYIRLGQSATTLSGGEAQRVKLSLELSKRDTGRTLYILDEPTTGLHFHDIALLLEVIHRLRDQGNTVVIIEHNLDVIKTADWVIDLGPEGGAGGGQIIAQGTPEHVAQSKASFTGRYLAPLLQRPRSAA, from the coding sequence ATGGAAGAAATTCGTATTCGTGGGGCTCGCACCCACAACCTTAAGAACATCAGTCTCGACTTGCCGCGTCACAAGCTGATCGTGATTACGGGCTTGTCGGGTTCGGGGAAATCGTCTCTCGCGTTCGACACGCTCTACGCCGAAGGTCAGCGCCGCTACGTCGAAAGTTTGTCCGCCTACGCGCGTCAGTTCCTGCAACTGATGGAGAAACCGGACGTCGACCTGATCGAAGGATTGTCGCCGGCTATCTCGATCGAGCAGAAAGCGACTTCGCATAATCCGCGCTCCACCGTCGGCACGGTCACTGAGATTCATGACTACCTGCGCTTGCTGTTTGCCCGCGTGGGTACGCCGCACTGCCCTGATCACCACATTCCGCTCGAAGCGCAAAGCGTGTCGCAAATGGTCGACGCCGCGCTCGCCATGCCCGAGGAAACGAAGCTGATGATCCTCGCGCCCGTGGTCGCGGATCGCAAGGGTGAGCATCTCGAATTGTTCGAGGCCATGCAGGCGCAGGGTTTCATCCGGTTTCGCGTGCGTTCGGGCGGGGGCACAGCGAACGAAGGCGTGGCGAAGATCTATGAGATCGAGTCGCTGCCCAAGCTGAAGAAGAACGACAAACACACTATCGACGTTGTTATCGACCGGTTGAAAGTGCGGCCGGACATGAAGCAACGGCTCGCGGAATCCTTCGAAACGGCGCTGCGTCTCGCCGATGGCCGCGCGATCGCGCTCGAAATGGATTCGGAGAAAGAGCATCTGTACAGCTCGAAGTTCGCCTGTCCGATCTGTTCGTACTCGCTGCAGGAACTCGAGCCGCGCTTGTTCTCGTTCAACAATCCCATGGGCGCGTGCCCTGAATGTGACGGCCTGGGCCAGATCACATTCTTCGACCCGAAGCGGGTAGTCGCGCATCCGTCGCTGTCGCTCGCGGCGGGCGCGGTGAAGGGATGGGACCGGCGCAACCAGTTCTACTTCCAGATGCTGCAAAGCCTGGCGTCGTTTTTCGAATTCGATATCGACGGCGCATTCGAAGATCTACCCGAAAACGTCCGCAAGGTCCTGCTGTTCGGATCCGGCAAAGAGGTCATCCCGTTCTCGTACATCAACGAGCGCGGCCGCACGACGGTCCGCGAGCATGCGTTCGAAGGGATCATCCCGAGTCTGGAGCGCCGCTACAAGGAAACCGATTCGGCGGCGGTCCGCGAGGAACTGGCGAAGTATCAGAACAATCAGGCCTGCCCGGCGTGCGAAGGCACGCGGCTGCGGACCGAGGCGCGCAACGTCAAGCTCGGCACGGGCGAGAATGCGCGGGCCATTTACGAAGTGAGCGGCTGGCCGCTGCGCGAGACGCTCGGTTATTTCCAGACGCTCCACTTGGATGGCTCGAAGGGCGAGATCGCCGATCGGGTCATCAAGGAAATCGTCGCGCGGCTCACGTTCCTGAACAACGTCGGGCTGGATTATTTGTCGCTGGAACGCAGCGCCGAGACGCTCTCCGGCGGCGAAGCGCAGCGTATCCGGCTGGCGTCGCAGATTGGTTCCGGCTTGACGGGCGTGATGTACGTACTCGACGAACCGTCCATCGGCTTGCATCAGCGCGACAACGACCGGCTCATCGCCACGCTCAAGCATTTACGCGACATCGGCAATTCGGTGATCGTGGTCGAGCACGACGAAGACATGATCCGCATGGCCGACTACGTCGTCGACATGGGGCCGGGAGCGGGCGTGCACGGCGGCGAGATTGTCTCGCAAGGATCGGCGAAGCACGTCGAGAATGACCCGAATTCCATGACCGGACAGTATCTGTCGGGCAAACGGAGCATCAGCTATTCGACCGACCGCACGCCGCCGGACGAACGGCGGCTGCGGATCACGGAGGCGTACGGCAACAATCTGAAACGCGTGTCGCTCGATCTGCCGGTCGGATTGCTGACCTGCGTGACGGGCGTGTCCGGCTCGGGCAAATCCACGCTCATCAACGACACCCTGTACCACGCCGTTTCCCAGCATCTGTACGGTTCGTCCGCCGAACCCGCGCCTTATGAGGCAATTGAAGGGCTGGAACACTTCGACAAGGTGATCAACGTAGATCAATCGCCGATCGGCCGTACACCGCGCTCGAATCCCGCGACCTACACCGGCCTCTTTACGCCAATTCGTGAGTTGTTCGCGGGCGTGCCGGCGTCGAAGGAACGGGGCTACGATCCCGGCCGTTTCTCGTTCAACGTGAAGGGCGGACGCTGCGAATCGTGCCAGGGCGACGGCGTGCTCAAGGTCGAAATGCACTTTTTGCCTGACGTCTACGTACCATGCGACGTCTGTCACGGTAAGCGATACAACCGGGAAACGCTCGATGTCCAGTACAAGGGCAAGAATATCCACGAGGTGCTCGACCTCACTGTGGAAGCCGCGTACGAGTTCTTCAAGCCCGTGCCAATTGTCGCGCGCAAGCTGAAAACCTTGCTCGACGTGGGTCTCGGGTACATCCGGCTCGGTCAGTCAGCGACCACGCTGTCGGGCGGCGAGGCTCAGCGCGTCAAGCTTTCGTTGGAACTGAGCAAGCGTGATACGGGTCGGACTCTATACATTCTCGACGAGCCGACCACCGGCCTGCACTTCCACGATATCGCTCTGTTGCTCGAAGTGATTCACCGGCTGCGAGATCAAGGTAATACTGTCGTAATCATCGAGCATAATCTGGATGTAATAAAAACCGCCGACTGGGTCATCGACCTCGGTCCGGAAGGCGGTGCCGGTGGCGGCCAGATCATCGCGCAGGGGACGCCAGAGCACGTCGCACAGTCGAAGGCCAGTTTTACAGGCCGGTATCTTGCGCCTTTGCTGCAAAGGCCGAGATCGGCCGCGTGA
- a CDS encoding MFS transporter, whose protein sequence is MSNPSATSTRLSAPELRATVSLAAIFALRMLGLFMIMPVFSIYAKTLPGGDNVLLVGIALGAYGVTQSLLYIFYGWVSDKLGRKPVITFGLIVFAIGSFVAAVGHSMTWIIVGRVIQGMGAVSSAVIAFIADLTTEENRTKAMAMVGASIGVSFAVAIVGAPIVFQWVGMSGLFTLIGFLSILAVGVVIWVVPDAPKPPVHVKAPFAEVLHNVELLRLNFGVLVLHATQTALFLVVPRILEAGGLPVAAHWKVYLPVMGLAFVMMVPAIIAAEKRGKMKAVMVSAIGLILIGQLLLGAAPHTLWSVAAVLFVYFLGFNVLEASQPSLVSKLAPGTRKGAAAGVYNTTQSIGLAIGGVIGGWLLKVDGQSAVFFACSGLVFAWLIVAANMKPPPQKVRRTA, encoded by the coding sequence ATGTCCAATCCGTCTGCTACGTCCACACGTTTGAGCGCGCCAGAGTTGCGTGCAACCGTGTCGCTTGCCGCTATCTTCGCGCTGCGCATGCTCGGTCTCTTCATGATCATGCCGGTGTTTTCGATCTACGCGAAAACCCTTCCCGGCGGCGACAACGTGCTGCTGGTCGGCATTGCGCTCGGCGCTTACGGCGTGACGCAATCGCTGCTGTACATCTTTTATGGCTGGGTCTCGGACAAGCTCGGGCGCAAGCCGGTGATCACGTTCGGGCTGATCGTGTTCGCCATCGGCAGCTTCGTGGCGGCGGTCGGCCATTCCATGACATGGATCATTGTCGGCCGCGTGATCCAGGGCATGGGCGCGGTATCGTCGGCGGTGATCGCGTTTATTGCTGACCTGACCACGGAAGAAAACCGCACGAAAGCCATGGCCATGGTGGGCGCGAGCATTGGTGTCTCGTTCGCGGTGGCCATTGTCGGCGCGCCGATCGTGTTTCAGTGGGTCGGCATGAGCGGACTGTTCACGCTGATCGGATTTTTATCGATACTCGCGGTCGGCGTCGTGATCTGGGTCGTCCCGGACGCGCCCAAACCGCCCGTGCACGTGAAGGCGCCGTTCGCCGAAGTGCTGCACAACGTGGAATTGCTGCGCCTGAACTTTGGCGTGCTCGTGTTGCACGCCACGCAAACCGCGCTGTTTCTTGTTGTGCCGCGCATTCTGGAAGCGGGCGGTTTGCCGGTCGCAGCCCATTGGAAAGTCTATTTGCCCGTGATGGGCCTGGCGTTCGTCATGATGGTGCCGGCTATTATTGCCGCGGAAAAACGCGGAAAAATGAAGGCCGTGATGGTCAGCGCCATAGGTCTTATCCTGATTGGCCAGTTGTTACTCGGCGCCGCTCCGCATACCCTGTGGTCAGTGGCCGCAGTTTTGTTCGTGTACTTCCTGGGCTTCAATGTGCTGGAAGCGTCGCAGCCGTCGCTCGTCTCCAAACTCGCGCCTGGCACGAGAAAGGGGGCGGCGGCAGGCGTCTACAACACAACGCAGTCGATCGGCCTGGCCATTGGCGGGGTGATCGGCGGCTGGCTGCTGAAGGTAGACGGGCAAAGCGCTGTATTTTTCGCGTGCTCAGGGTTGGTTTTTGCATGGCTGATTGTGGCGGCGAACATGAAACCGCCGCCGCAGAAAGTCCGGCGCACCGCTTAA
- a CDS encoding single-stranded DNA-binding protein: protein MASVNKVILVGNLGADPETRYLPSGDAVANIRLATTDRFKDKTSGEMKELTEWHRVSFFGRLAEIVNEYLKKGSSVYIEGRIRTRKYTDQAGVEKYATEIVAEQMQMLGGRSGAGGAGGGGGDEGYSRAPAERSGGGGASRGGAAAGRPAGGGSAGGAGRPSAPAGGGFDEMDDDIPF from the coding sequence ATGGCATCCGTCAATAAAGTCATTCTCGTCGGAAATCTGGGAGCCGATCCGGAAACCCGCTATCTGCCGAGCGGCGACGCCGTGGCCAACATCCGTCTTGCCACCACGGATCGCTTCAAGGACAAGACGTCCGGCGAGATGAAGGAGCTGACGGAATGGCATCGCGTGTCGTTTTTCGGCCGGCTGGCCGAGATCGTCAACGAGTACCTGAAGAAGGGCTCGTCGGTGTATATCGAGGGCCGGATCCGTACGCGTAAGTACACCGATCAAGCCGGCGTGGAAAAGTACGCGACCGAGATTGTTGCTGAACAAATGCAGATGCTGGGTGGACGCAGCGGCGCAGGCGGCGCAGGCGGCGGTGGTGGCGATGAAGGCTACAGCCGTGCGCCTGCCGAGCGCAGCGGCGGCGGTGGTGCTAGCCGAGGCGGTGCTGCGGCCGGACGTCCGGCAGGCGGCGGTAGCGCTGGCGGCGCAGGCCGGCCGAGCGCGCCGGCGGGCGGCGGTTTCGACGAAATGGACGACGATATTCCGTTCTAG
- a CDS encoding response regulator transcription factor, whose translation MKLRIVLADDHPFVLLGIRATFSMDENLEVVAEAASAAELLRLLAYTPCDVLVTDFAMPEQGLQAEDGLRLIKRLRRDWPAISIVVLTSMSNVAILRSILAAGAMSLLNKVESMDELAAAVRFAGVGRRYLSTSIVSALAVAGAETDALGEGPRLSPREIEVVRMFASGLSITEIARFMKRDVRTISRQKRDAMSKLGVQNDPGLFAFARAHGMT comes from the coding sequence TTGAAACTGCGAATCGTTCTGGCAGACGATCATCCGTTCGTTTTGCTCGGCATTCGAGCGACGTTCAGCATGGATGAAAATCTGGAGGTCGTGGCCGAGGCTGCAAGCGCTGCAGAGTTATTGAGGCTGCTGGCGTACACCCCGTGCGACGTGCTGGTGACCGACTTCGCCATGCCCGAGCAAGGCCTGCAGGCGGAAGACGGCCTGCGGCTCATCAAGCGTTTGCGGCGAGACTGGCCGGCCATCAGCATTGTCGTGCTGACCAGCATGAGCAATGTCGCCATCCTCCGGTCAATCCTGGCGGCCGGTGCCATGAGCTTGCTCAACAAAGTCGAGTCCATGGACGAGCTTGCCGCGGCAGTCAGGTTTGCGGGTGTTGGACGCCGTTACCTGAGCACGTCGATTGTCTCAGCGCTGGCAGTAGCGGGCGCCGAAACCGACGCATTGGGAGAGGGTCCGCGCCTTTCGCCGCGGGAGATTGAAGTCGTGCGAATGTTCGCGAGCGGTTTGTCGATCACGGAGATCGCGCGTTTCATGAAGCGCGATGTCCGCACGATCAGCCGTCAGAAGCGCGACGCCATGAGCAAGCTCGGGGTTCAGAACGATCCGGGATTATTCGCGTTTGCACGCGCGCACGGAATGACGTGA
- a CDS encoding response regulator transcription factor, translating into MIAFTQRIKLAVADDHPLVILAIERLIANVQNIEIVCRAQDSTGLVEALETQECDVVIMDFYMPGGEHGDGIDLIKYIVEHHPKAAIVVLSMTTDADLIARALDAGANAVVSKQDRLELIYVAIVTVLAHEDYLGPSVRILLADANSANRVDLIRQKLTRRELDVIARYARGGNVTEIARELGRSVKTISAQKCAAMRKLDLSTDAELYRFAFDSGLVQAQRLGV; encoded by the coding sequence ATGATTGCGTTCACTCAACGAATCAAATTAGCGGTAGCGGACGATCATCCATTAGTTATTCTTGCCATCGAGCGCCTGATCGCTAATGTGCAGAACATTGAAATTGTGTGTCGCGCGCAGGATTCAACCGGGCTGGTGGAAGCACTCGAAACGCAGGAATGCGACGTCGTCATCATGGATTTTTACATGCCGGGCGGCGAGCATGGCGATGGTATCGACTTGATCAAATACATCGTCGAACATCATCCGAAAGCGGCAATCGTCGTGTTATCCATGACAACGGATGCGGATCTCATCGCGCGTGCACTCGATGCAGGCGCCAACGCGGTGGTCAGCAAGCAGGACAGGCTCGAGCTTATCTACGTGGCGATCGTGACGGTGCTCGCGCACGAGGATTATCTTGGACCGTCAGTGCGCATACTGCTCGCGGATGCGAATTCGGCAAACCGGGTGGATCTCATTCGACAGAAACTCACGCGCCGCGAGCTTGACGTCATTGCCCGCTATGCGCGCGGCGGCAACGTCACCGAAATCGCGCGCGAACTCGGCCGCAGCGTCAAGACAATCAGCGCGCAAAAATGCGCCGCCATGCGCAAGCTCGATTTATCGACGGATGCCGAGCTTTACCGGTTTGCATTTGACAGTGGCCTGGTGCAGGCACAACGACTGGGAGTTTAG
- a CDS encoding response regulator transcription factor, with the protein MDSKIRIIVADDHAVVREGIRIWLERDPRVEVVATADDTESLADRIDSFPCDVVISDIGMRGINGENNAIAFLRRFLRQPQRPRVIIVTMIAQPQMLAGLLDLGVDGLVDKRDCMDALNQAVIEVIDGGRFVSTHAGALLGNEMVNVTGRAGVLSAREWEVLQLYASGLSLISIAQRLARSVKTIGTQKRSAMRKLGLRSELELIDYLRQIGLA; encoded by the coding sequence ATGGATTCGAAAATCCGGATTATCGTGGCGGACGATCATGCGGTCGTGCGAGAGGGAATCCGCATCTGGCTTGAGCGAGATCCCCGAGTGGAGGTTGTGGCGACAGCCGACGATACCGAATCGCTCGCAGACCGAATAGACAGCTTTCCATGCGACGTCGTGATATCCGACATTGGCATGCGGGGCATCAACGGCGAAAACAATGCCATAGCGTTTCTACGACGTTTCTTGCGGCAACCACAGCGGCCGCGAGTGATCATTGTGACCATGATCGCGCAGCCCCAAATGCTGGCAGGGTTGCTGGACCTGGGCGTGGACGGCCTGGTCGACAAGCGCGATTGCATGGACGCACTGAACCAGGCGGTTATCGAGGTGATCGATGGCGGACGTTTCGTCTCGACGCACGCGGGAGCGCTTCTGGGCAACGAAATGGTCAATGTCACCGGCCGCGCCGGCGTACTGAGCGCCCGCGAGTGGGAGGTTTTACAGTTGTACGCGAGCGGCTTGTCGCTGATCAGCATTGCGCAGCGTCTGGCGCGCAGCGTGAAAACCATTGGTACGCAAAAGCGCAGCGCGATGCGTAAGCTTGGGCTGAGAAGCGAGCTTGAACTGATCGATTATTTGAGACAAATCGGCCTCGCTTAA
- a CDS encoding aquaporin, which translates to MFKKLIGECVGSFSLVFFGCGSTALASGYFRPDMGLVCQAVAFGLAATTLVYVLRPVCSAHFNPAVTVGFAIANRFPVRDLGPTIAAQVVGATAGGWLLYVVASARPGISPDLIAFGANGYGAHSPAGYQLHAALIVEALMTFVFVLVTLSVASGRRARFNDAALIGLSLTLCSLLAIPVTNASLNPARSTGAALVVGGWALDQLWLFWAAPLAGGVLAGLIHPMLQRSASSKSEPQTRVGRIDSALDKQLS; encoded by the coding sequence ATGTTCAAGAAACTGATAGGCGAGTGCGTGGGAAGCTTTTCGCTTGTCTTCTTCGGCTGCGGCAGCACCGCGCTCGCGAGTGGTTATTTTCGCCCGGACATGGGACTCGTTTGCCAGGCTGTGGCCTTCGGCCTCGCTGCAACCACGCTTGTCTACGTTCTGCGCCCCGTTTGCTCCGCTCATTTCAATCCCGCGGTCACCGTGGGTTTCGCCATTGCCAACCGGTTTCCCGTGAGGGACTTGGGTCCAACCATAGCCGCTCAGGTCGTGGGAGCCACCGCCGGAGGGTGGCTCTTGTATGTCGTTGCAAGCGCACGCCCGGGAATCTCGCCCGATCTCATCGCGTTCGGCGCCAATGGTTACGGGGCTCATTCGCCCGCCGGATATCAGCTGCACGCCGCGCTGATCGTCGAGGCGCTGATGACCTTCGTGTTCGTCCTCGTGACTCTCTCGGTCGCATCCGGCAGGCGCGCGCGTTTCAACGACGCCGCGCTGATCGGGCTTTCGCTGACGTTGTGTTCCCTGCTCGCCATTCCGGTGACAAACGCGTCTTTGAACCCGGCTCGTTCCACCGGCGCCGCGCTCGTGGTGGGCGGCTGGGCCCTGGATCAACTCTGGCTGTTTTGGGCGGCGCCGCTCGCGGGCGGCGTTCTGGCCGGCCTCATCCATCCCATGCTCCAGCGCAGCGCTTCGAGTAAGAGCGAGCCGCAGACGCGCGTTGGCCGGATCGACAGCGCGCTCGACAAGCAGCTGTCGTAA